A single genomic interval of Isachenkonia alkalipeptolytica harbors:
- the rpmD gene encoding 50S ribosomal protein L30 produces the protein MANKLNITLKRSLIGSLPKQRKTMEALGLKKINQAVELPDNGSTRGMIKLVEHLVEVKEA, from the coding sequence ATGGCGAATAAACTAAACATTACACTTAAAAGAAGTTTGATCGGATCGCTTCCTAAGCAAAGAAAAACCATGGAAGCCTTAGGACTTAAAAAAATCAATCAAGCAGTGGAGTTGCCGGATAACGGTTCTACTCGAGGAATGATTAAATTAGTAGAACATCTTGTAGAAGTGAAAGAAGCTTAA
- the rpsE gene encoding 30S ribosomal protein S5, producing the protein MPQDKRIDASQLDMKEQVVDIRRVTKVVKGGRNFRFATLVIVGDENGHVGVGTGKAMEIPDAIRKGIEDAKKNLIEVPMVGTSVPHQVNGRYGAGNVLIMPAVEGTGIIAGGPVRAILELAGFHDVRAKSLGTNNSRNMVNATMDGLRQMKRAEDVAKLRGKTTEELLG; encoded by the coding sequence ATGCCACAAGATAAAAGAATTGATGCGAGTCAACTGGATATGAAAGAGCAAGTTGTTGATATACGAAGAGTAACCAAGGTTGTTAAAGGTGGACGGAACTTTCGATTTGCAACCTTAGTAATCGTTGGAGACGAGAACGGACATGTAGGCGTAGGTACCGGAAAAGCAATGGAGATTCCTGATGCAATTCGTAAAGGAATTGAAGATGCGAAGAAAAACTTAATTGAAGTACCGATGGTTGGTACCAGCGTACCGCACCAGGTAAACGGAAGATATGGAGCCGGAAACGTATTGATCATGCCTGCTGTGGAAGGTACCGGTATTATTGCAGGAGGTCCTGTTCGAGCGATCTTAGAACTTGCTGGATTCCACGACGTACGGGCAAAATCATTAGGAACAAATAACTCAAGAAACATGGTAAATGCTACAATGGACGGGCTTCGACAAATGAAAAGAGCCGAAGATGTAGCCAAACTAAGAGGAAAGACAACGGAAGAGCTCTTAGGTTAG
- the rplR gene encoding 50S ribosomal protein L18, translating to MIIKASKNATRRKRHQRVRNKVTGSAERPRLNVFRSAKHMYAQIIDDMAGKTLAAASTLDDEVKADLSSTSNKEAAKKVGEVVAKRAKEHGIEEVTFDRGGYIYHGRVQNLAEGAREGGLKF from the coding sequence ATGATTATTAAAGCCAGTAAAAATGCTACAAGAAGAAAGCGTCATCAAAGAGTTCGAAACAAGGTCACTGGTAGTGCTGAGCGACCGAGACTAAACGTGTTTAGAAGTGCGAAGCATATGTATGCGCAAATCATTGATGATATGGCAGGCAAAACCTTGGCCGCAGCCTCAACGTTAGATGATGAAGTGAAAGCAGACCTTTCCTCAACAAGCAACAAGGAAGCTGCGAAAAAGGTTGGAGAAGTGGTTGCCAAGCGGGCCAAAGAGCATGGAATTGAAGAAGTAACCTTTGACCGAGGTGGATACATCTATCATGGTCGTGTTCAAAACCTTGCGGAAGGTGCACGAGAAGGCGGACTGAAATTTTAA
- the rplF gene encoding 50S ribosomal protein L6 — MSRIGIRPIEIKEGIDITIDNKNVVTVKGPKGTLSEAIPQDIKITREDNSIVVTRPTETKKHKSLHGLSRTLINNMVEGVTNGFEKKLELNGVGYRANLQGKKLVLSLGYSHPVEMEQPEGIEVEVPSQTQITVKGANKQQVGNFAAKVRELRKPEPYKGKGIKYVDEHIRRKEGKTAK, encoded by the coding sequence ATGTCTAGAATCGGTATTAGACCTATCGAAATTAAAGAAGGCATTGATATAACAATCGACAACAAAAACGTAGTAACGGTAAAGGGACCGAAGGGAACGTTATCAGAAGCAATCCCTCAGGATATCAAAATAACCCGGGAGGATAACTCCATCGTAGTAACTCGACCTACGGAAACTAAAAAACATAAATCGCTACACGGACTTTCCAGAACATTGATCAACAATATGGTGGAAGGGGTAACCAACGGTTTTGAGAAGAAGTTGGAGCTCAACGGTGTAGGATATAGAGCAAACTTACAAGGGAAGAAGCTGGTCCTAAGTTTAGGGTACTCTCATCCCGTGGAAATGGAACAACCGGAAGGCATTGAAGTGGAAGTCCCTTCTCAAACCCAGATCACGGTAAAGGGAGCCAACAAACAACAGGTTGGAAACTTTGCTGCAAAGGTACGAGAGCTTAGAAAGCCTGAACCGTACAAAGGTAAAGGAATCAAATACGTTGATGAGCATATCAGACGTAAAGAAGGTAAAACAGCAAAGTAG
- the rpsH gene encoding 30S ribosomal protein S8, producing MIMTDPIADMLTRVRNASSVKHESVEVPASNMKKEIANILLEEGFVKGFDVIEDGKQGIIRIQLKYGENNEKIITGIKKISKPGLRVYAKRDDIPRVLGGLGIAIISTSKGVVTDKVAKREGVGGEVLAYVW from the coding sequence ATGATAATGACTGATCCAATTGCGGATATGTTAACCCGTGTTAGAAATGCAAGCTCTGTAAAACACGAAAGTGTAGAGGTGCCTGCATCCAATATGAAAAAAGAAATTGCAAACATTCTTTTAGAAGAAGGATTTGTTAAAGGATTTGACGTGATCGAAGATGGGAAACAAGGGATCATTCGAATTCAACTGAAATACGGTGAGAACAATGAAAAAATCATCACCGGTATTAAAAAGATTTCCAAGCCCGGATTAAGAGTATATGCAAAAAGAGATGATATTCCACGAGTTCTAGGCGGACTGGGAATTGCAATCATTTCCACATCAAAGGGCGTTGTAACGGATAAAGTAGCAAAACGTGAAGGAGTAGGCGGCGAAGTACTCGCTTACGTTTGGTAA
- a CDS encoding type Z 30S ribosomal protein S14 has translation MAKTSMKVKQQRKQKYKTQEYSRCKLCGRPHGYLRKFGICRICFRELAYKGQIPGVRKASW, from the coding sequence GTGGCGAAAACATCTATGAAAGTCAAGCAACAACGAAAACAAAAATATAAAACCCAAGAATACAGCCGATGCAAACTTTGTGGACGACCACACGGTTATTTAAGAAAGTTCGGTATCTGTCGTATTTGCTTTAGAGAATTAGCGTATAAAGGACAAATTCCAGGAGTAAGAAAAGCCAGCTGGTAG
- the rplE gene encoding 50S ribosomal protein L5 yields the protein MARLKEMYKNEVAPAMMEKFNYSSVMEIPKLEKIIINMGVGDARDNVKNLEVAVEEMATITGQKPIITKAKRSVSNFKVREGMPVGAKVTLRGSTMYEFMDRLFNVALPRVRDFRGVSTKAFDGRGNYALGVKEQLIFPEIEYDKVDKVRGMDIIFVTTANSDEESRELLRLMGLAFAK from the coding sequence ATGGCCAGACTAAAAGAAATGTATAAAAATGAAGTTGCTCCAGCAATGATGGAGAAATTTAACTATAGCAGCGTAATGGAAATCCCCAAATTAGAAAAAATCATCATCAATATGGGAGTAGGCGACGCTCGGGATAACGTAAAGAACCTGGAAGTAGCAGTGGAAGAAATGGCGACCATCACCGGACAAAAGCCCATTATCACAAAAGCGAAAAGATCGGTTTCGAACTTTAAAGTACGGGAAGGAATGCCCGTAGGTGCGAAGGTGACTTTAAGAGGCAGCACAATGTACGAATTTATGGACCGCTTATTCAATGTTGCCCTGCCACGGGTTCGTGACTTCAGAGGAGTAAGCACCAAAGCCTTTGACGGACGAGGGAATTATGCCTTAGGCGTAAAAGAGCAGTTGATTTTCCCGGAAATTGAATACGATAAAGTGGACAAGGTACGAGGTATGGATATTATTTTTGTAACTACTGCAAACAGCGATGAAGAGAGCAGGGAGTTACTAAGACTTATGGGACTAGCGTTCGCTAAGTAA
- the rplX gene encoding 50S ribosomal protein L24 codes for MHIKKDDTVVVIAGKDKDKKGKVLEVFPKNERVLVEGINMTKKHQKPTQQMQQGGIITQEAPVHVSNVMVYDKKADQGVRVGYKTEAGKKVRVSKKTGEVLD; via the coding sequence ATGCATATTAAAAAAGATGATACCGTAGTCGTTATTGCAGGAAAAGATAAAGATAAAAAAGGAAAAGTTCTGGAAGTTTTCCCTAAAAATGAACGAGTATTGGTAGAGGGTATCAACATGACGAAGAAACATCAAAAACCCACCCAACAAATGCAACAAGGCGGAATCATTACACAGGAAGCCCCGGTACATGTTTCAAATGTCATGGTATATGACAAAAAAGCGGATCAAGGGGTTCGGGTTGGATATAAAACGGAAGCAGGCAAAAAAGTAAGAGTCAGCAAAAAAACTGGTGAAGTTTTAGACTAA
- the rplN gene encoding 50S ribosomal protein L14, with the protein MIQQESRLKVADNSGAKELLCIKVLGGTKRKYAGVGDEIVCSVKSATPGGVVKKGEVVRAVIVRTVNPVKRNDGTYIKFDQNAGVIIKEDKSPAGTRIFGPVTRELRDKNFMRIVSLAPEVL; encoded by the coding sequence ATGATTCAACAAGAATCACGCCTTAAGGTTGCAGATAATTCAGGAGCAAAAGAATTACTTTGCATTAAAGTACTTGGTGGAACCAAGCGAAAGTATGCGGGAGTTGGAGACGAAATCGTTTGTTCCGTAAAAAGTGCAACACCCGGTGGTGTTGTAAAAAAAGGTGAAGTAGTCAGAGCAGTGATCGTAAGAACGGTAAACCCAGTGAAAAGAAATGATGGAACCTATATTAAGTTTGATCAAAATGCCGGAGTAATTATTAAAGAAGACAAATCTCCAGCGGGAACAAGAATTTTTGGACCAGTGACAAGAGAGCTTAGAGATAAGAACTTTATGAGAATTGTTTCACTTGCTCCAGAGGTATTATAA
- the rpsQ gene encoding 30S ribosomal protein S17, giving the protein MERNNRKTREGRVVSDKMDKTGVIEIESRVSDKLYGKAVKRTTKFKFHDENNECGLGDLVRIMETRPVSKDKRWRLDTIIEKAK; this is encoded by the coding sequence ATGGAAAGAAATAATCGAAAGACCCGGGAAGGTCGAGTCGTTAGTGATAAAATGGATAAAACCGGAGTAATTGAAATAGAAAGTCGTGTAAGCGATAAACTCTACGGTAAAGCGGTTAAGAGAACCACGAAGTTCAAGTTTCATGATGAAAACAACGAATGTGGTTTGGGCGATTTAGTAAGAATCATGGAAACAAGACCGGTATCAAAGGACAAGCGATGGAGACTGGATACCATCATCGAAAAAGCGAAATAA
- the rpmC gene encoding 50S ribosomal protein L29 — translation MKAKEIRDMNETELNKKLSDLKSELFNLRFQLATGQLENPVRIRSVRKDIARIKTVMREEELGMKRA, via the coding sequence ATGAAAGCTAAAGAGATTCGAGATATGAACGAAACTGAACTCAACAAAAAATTATCAGATCTTAAAAGCGAACTTTTCAATCTGCGTTTTCAATTAGCAACAGGCCAGCTTGAAAACCCTGTGAGAATTCGAAGCGTGAGAAAAGACATTGCTAGAATTAAAACGGTTATGAGGGAAGAAGAGTTAGGCATGAAAAGAGCGTAA
- the rplP gene encoding 50S ribosomal protein L16 — protein MLMPKRVKRRRVFRGRMKGEANRGNKISYGEYGIMALEPGWITSNQIESARIAMTRSIKRGGKVWIKVFPHKSVTKKPAETRMGAGKGAPDHWVAVVKPGRIMFEIAGVSEEKAREAMRLAMHKLPIKTKFVMRDEQEGRGGEANES, from the coding sequence ATGTTAATGCCAAAAAGAGTAAAACGTCGACGAGTATTCAGAGGAAGAATGAAAGGCGAGGCAAACCGGGGAAATAAAATTTCCTACGGTGAGTACGGAATTATGGCACTGGAACCAGGTTGGATTACATCAAACCAAATAGAGTCCGCCCGTATCGCAATGACGCGATCAATTAAAAGAGGTGGTAAAGTTTGGATTAAAGTATTCCCACACAAGTCGGTAACCAAGAAGCCTGCCGAAACCCGAATGGGTGCCGGTAAAGGGGCTCCCGATCATTGGGTGGCCGTAGTAAAACCGGGACGAATCATGTTTGAAATTGCAGGAGTTTCGGAAGAAAAAGCAAGAGAGGCAATGAGACTTGCTATGCATAAATTGCCGATAAAAACAAAGTTTGTTATGCGTGACGAACAAGAAGGTAGGGGTGGTGAAGCTAATGAAAGCTAA
- the rpsC gene encoding 30S ribosomal protein S3 → MGQKVNPHGLRVGVIKDWDTKWYANKKNFSDYLVEDHKIRKFVKKELYISGIAKVGIERAANNRVKVNVHTSKPGMVIGKGGTGVEKLRKDIEKLTKKSVAVNVVEVKLPEKNAQLMAENIAFSLERRVSFRRAMKQAMQRAMRSGAKGVRVATAGRLGGADMARTEGYSEGNVPLHTLRADIDYGFAEADTTYGKLGVKVWIYNGEVLPEKKQEPKKEEPKKEEKAI, encoded by the coding sequence ATGGGTCAAAAAGTAAACCCCCATGGTTTAAGAGTAGGTGTTATAAAAGATTGGGATACGAAATGGTATGCCAACAAGAAAAACTTTTCTGATTACCTGGTTGAAGACCATAAGATAAGAAAATTTGTAAAAAAAGAACTTTATATATCAGGCATTGCAAAAGTCGGCATTGAACGAGCCGCCAACAATCGAGTGAAGGTAAATGTTCACACTTCAAAGCCCGGAATGGTAATTGGTAAGGGTGGAACAGGCGTGGAAAAACTTCGAAAAGACATTGAAAAGCTCACGAAGAAAAGCGTAGCAGTCAATGTGGTAGAGGTTAAGCTTCCCGAGAAAAATGCTCAACTGATGGCAGAAAACATCGCCTTTTCTTTGGAAAGAAGAGTTTCCTTTAGAAGAGCCATGAAGCAAGCCATGCAAAGAGCCATGCGTTCAGGTGCCAAAGGTGTTCGAGTAGCCACTGCCGGAAGACTTGGTGGAGCGGATATGGCAAGAACCGAAGGTTACAGTGAAGGAAATGTACCACTGCACACCTTAAGAGCGGATATTGATTATGGATTTGCTGAAGCGGATACTACCTACGGAAAGTTAGGCGTAAAGGTATGGATCTACAATGGCGAAGTTTTACCGGAGAAAAAACAAGAACCTAAAAAAGAAGAACCCAAAAAAGAAGAAAAAGCGATCTAA
- the rplV gene encoding 50S ribosomal protein L22, with translation MEAKAIVKFVRISPRKAQQVIDLIRGKQVDEALAILKHAPRKSAPIVEKLLNSAIANAENNHEMSRESLVVSEIFANQGPTMKRFKPRAMGRATMIRKRTSHIGVTLKEI, from the coding sequence GTGGAAGCAAAGGCAATAGTAAAATTTGTAAGAATATCTCCTAGAAAAGCTCAACAGGTAATCGATTTAATCAGAGGAAAACAAGTGGACGAGGCATTGGCAATTTTAAAGCATGCCCCGAGAAAATCAGCGCCGATTGTTGAAAAGTTATTAAACTCTGCAATCGCAAACGCTGAGAATAATCATGAGATGTCTAGAGAAAGTCTTGTGGTCTCTGAAATTTTCGCGAATCAAGGACCGACTATGAAAAGATTCAAACCAAGAGCAATGGGACGTGCAACAATGATTCGAAAAAGAACCAGTCATATTGGAGTAACGTTAAAAGAAATTTAG
- the rpsS gene encoding 30S ribosomal protein S19, giving the protein MSRSVKKGPFIHKRLLKKIEEMNKTDEKKVIKVWTRSSTIFPQMIGHTLAVHDGRKHVPVYITEDMVGHKLGEFAPTRTFRGHANTEKTSRVK; this is encoded by the coding sequence ATGAGTCGTTCTGTAAAAAAAGGACCTTTTATTCACAAAAGGTTATTAAAGAAAATTGAAGAAATGAACAAAACCGATGAAAAGAAAGTGATCAAAGTCTGGACTCGATCTTCCACGATTTTCCCGCAAATGATCGGACATACCCTGGCTGTGCACGACGGAAGAAAGCATGTGCCGGTGTACATTACGGAAGATATGGTAGGACATAAACTAGGGGAGTTTGCACCCACAAGAACTTTCCGAGGACATGCCAACACAGAAAAAACAAGCAGAGTAAAATAA
- the rplB gene encoding 50S ribosomal protein L2: MAVRKFKPTTPARRQMTVSDFKEISKVAPEKSLLAPLKKSGGRNVHGKITTRHIGGGAKRKYRIIDFKRNKDGIPAKVATIEYDPNRSANIALLHYVDGEKRYILAPKNLFVGDMVESGEGSDIKAGNALKLKDMPAGTVIHNIEMKPGKGGQMVRSAGNYAQLMAKEGKNATIKLPSGEMRRISLECRATVGQVGNVEHENITVGKAGRSRHKGIRPTVRGSVMNPNDHPHGGGEGRAPIGMPSPVTPWGKPTLGYKTRKKNKASNKMIISRKKKKK, translated from the coding sequence ATGGCAGTAAGAAAGTTTAAACCCACAACTCCGGCAAGAAGACAGATGACGGTCTCAGACTTTAAAGAGATATCCAAGGTAGCTCCAGAGAAATCATTACTCGCTCCCTTGAAGAAATCCGGAGGTAGAAATGTACATGGTAAAATCACCACAAGACACATCGGTGGCGGAGCCAAAAGAAAATATAGAATCATCGACTTTAAAAGAAACAAAGATGGAATTCCTGCAAAGGTTGCAACCATCGAATACGATCCGAACAGATCCGCAAATATTGCGCTGCTTCACTATGTAGATGGTGAAAAGCGATATATTTTAGCTCCTAAGAACTTATTTGTAGGAGACATGGTAGAATCCGGAGAAGGATCCGATATCAAAGCAGGGAATGCATTGAAACTTAAGGATATGCCTGCAGGTACGGTAATTCACAATATCGAAATGAAGCCCGGAAAAGGCGGACAAATGGTTCGTTCCGCAGGAAACTACGCACAGCTTATGGCGAAGGAAGGTAAAAATGCAACCATCAAGTTGCCTTCCGGAGAAATGAGAAGAATCAGCTTGGAATGTCGAGCCACCGTTGGCCAAGTAGGAAATGTTGAACATGAAAACATTACCGTCGGTAAAGCGGGAAGAAGTCGACATAAAGGCATTCGACCCACGGTTCGTGGTTCCGTAATGAACCCTAATGATCACCCACACGGTGGTGGTGAAGGTAGAGCCCCAATCGGTATGCCATCTCCTGTAACTCCATGGGGTAAACCAACCCTTGGATACAAAACCCGTAAAAAGAATAAAGCATCGAATAAAATGATTATTTCTCGTAAGAAAAAGAAGAAATAA
- the rplW gene encoding 50S ribosomal protein L23 gives MMRNPHDIIIKPLVTEQSMDGMAERKYSFKVARNANKTEIKKAIEKIFDVKVEKTNTLNMTGKVKRMGRNEGKRADWKKAIITLSEDSKEIEFFEGM, from the coding sequence ATAATGAGAAATCCACATGATATCATTATCAAACCCTTAGTAACGGAGCAAAGTATGGACGGAATGGCTGAACGGAAGTACTCGTTTAAGGTGGCTCGAAATGCCAACAAAACGGAAATCAAAAAAGCCATCGAGAAAATTTTCGATGTAAAGGTTGAAAAGACTAATACACTGAATATGACCGGAAAAGTTAAGCGAATGGGAAGAAACGAAGGAAAACGAGCAGACTGGAAAAAAGCGATCATTACATTATCCGAAGACAGTAAAGAAATTGAGTTCTTCGAAGGAATGTAA
- the rplD gene encoding 50S ribosomal protein L4, whose product MPKAAVYNVSGEQVNEMELKDSVFGVKINEHAMHQVVKNQLANKRQGTKSTLTRAEVRGGGRKPWRQKGTGRARHGTIRSPIWVGGGVAFAPKSRDFSYTLPKKLKRIAMKSALSSKVASEQIRVLEELKLDAPKTKEMANILKSLDAGKKALIVITDNDEAIVRSAKNIPGVQTASVNTLNVYDILKYDHFIITKDAVERVEEVYA is encoded by the coding sequence ATGCCGAAGGCAGCAGTATATAACGTATCAGGAGAACAAGTAAATGAAATGGAATTAAAGGACAGCGTATTCGGAGTGAAAATTAACGAGCACGCAATGCACCAGGTAGTGAAAAATCAACTGGCAAACAAGCGCCAGGGAACCAAATCCACCTTAACCCGTGCCGAGGTTCGAGGGGGAGGAAGAAAGCCCTGGAGACAAAAAGGTACCGGACGGGCAAGACACGGTACGATCCGATCCCCAATTTGGGTAGGGGGAGGCGTAGCCTTTGCACCGAAGAGTCGGGACTTCAGCTACACCTTACCTAAGAAATTAAAAAGAATCGCTATGAAATCCGCACTATCTTCCAAGGTAGCAAGTGAACAAATCAGAGTATTGGAAGAATTAAAACTGGATGCACCAAAAACAAAAGAGATGGCAAACATCTTAAAGAGTTTAGATGCAGGGAAAAAAGCCTTAATCGTAATCACTGATAATGACGAAGCAATTGTAAGATCAGCGAAAAACATTCCGGGAGTGCAAACGGCTTCTGTAAACACTTTGAATGTATACGACATCTTAAAATATGATCACTTCATCATTACAAAAGACGCGGTTGAAAGGGTCGAGGAGGTGTACGCATAA
- the rplC gene encoding 50S ribosomal protein L3, with the protein MMKFVLGRKVGMTQVFSEEGEVTPVTVIEIGKNEVAQLKTTEKDGYEAVQVGYDEKKESRTVKPEKGHFDKAGITPKKFLREFRVEKSEEFSQGQEITAATFAAGDKVDIIGTSKGKGFQGNIKRHNQSRGPETHGSRYHRRPGSMGASADPARVFKGKNLPGQMGNERVTVRNLEIVKVLEDKNVILIKGAVPGPKKGLITIKETIKQGK; encoded by the coding sequence TTGATGAAATTTGTATTAGGAAGAAAAGTTGGTATGACTCAAGTTTTCAGTGAAGAAGGAGAGGTTACACCGGTTACGGTCATCGAAATCGGGAAGAATGAAGTAGCTCAATTAAAAACCACTGAAAAAGACGGCTATGAAGCGGTTCAAGTCGGTTACGACGAAAAGAAGGAAAGCCGAACGGTAAAGCCCGAAAAAGGTCACTTTGACAAAGCGGGAATCACGCCGAAGAAGTTTTTACGGGAATTCCGGGTGGAAAAAAGTGAAGAATTTTCCCAGGGACAGGAAATCACTGCGGCGACATTTGCAGCGGGAGATAAAGTGGATATTATTGGAACGTCCAAGGGAAAAGGTTTTCAAGGTAATATCAAGCGACACAATCAGTCAAGAGGACCGGAAACACATGGTTCCAGATACCACAGAAGACCGGGTTCCATGGGAGCTTCTGCGGACCCTGCAAGAGTTTTCAAAGGAAAGAACTTACCGGGACAAATGGGTAATGAACGGGTAACCGTACGAAACCTTGAAATTGTGAAGGTGCTTGAGGATAAAAACGTAATCCTTATCAAAGGTGCCGTACCGGGACCAAAAAAAGGATTAATCACGATAAAAGAAACGATAAAGCAAGGTAAATAA
- the rpsJ gene encoding 30S ribosomal protein S10 — translation MAEKKKSQKIRIRLKAYDHKSLDQSAGKIVETAKRSGAEVSGPIPLPTKKEVVTIIRATHKYKDSREQFEMRTHKRLIDILEPSQKTVDSLMRLDLPAGVDIEIKL, via the coding sequence ATGGCAGAGAAGAAAAAAAGTCAAAAGATCAGAATTCGATTGAAGGCTTATGATCATAAGTCTTTAGATCAATCCGCAGGCAAAATTGTAGAAACTGCTAAAAGAAGTGGTGCAGAGGTATCCGGTCCAATCCCGTTACCAACCAAAAAAGAAGTGGTAACCATTATCCGGGCAACTCACAAGTACAAGGACTCAAGAGAACAATTTGAAATGCGGACTCACAAAAGATTAATTGACATTCTTGAACCATCACAAAAGACTGTGGATTCTCTAATGAGATTGGATCTACCGGCTGGCGTGGACATTGAAATTAAGTTGTAA